One Candidatus Eisenbacteria bacterium genomic window, CCGGCGTCCCGCCGGAGATCGTGCGCGCCGAGCGCCCGGAAGCGGCGCGCGCCGCCGAGATCGCGAACCGCTTCATCGACGAGACGAGAAAGCGCCTCGCCGCCGAGACGCGCGCGAACGGCGTTCTCCTTCGCGGGTTCGCCCGCTATCGCCCGCTCCCGACCTTCCGGGAGCGCTACGGGCTCCGCGCGGTCGCCCTCGCGCTCTACCCGATGTACCGCGGCCTCGCCCGCCTCGTCGGCATGGAGGTTCTCGACGTGAAGGGGGGCGCCTCGTCCCTCTTCGAGGCGCTCGTCGCCCACTACAACGAATACGACTTCTTCTTTTTGCACATCAAGGATCCGGACAAGGCGGGAGAGGACGGTAATTTCGCCGAGAAGAAGAAGGCGATCGAGGCGGTCGATCGCCTCCTGCCGCGCCTCGACGATCTCCCGGACAAGCTCGTGATCGTGACGGGGGATCACTCGACTCCCGCGATCATGAAGAGCCACAGCTTCCATCCGGTCCCTTTCCTCATGAACGGGCGGCTCGTCCGTCCGGACGGGACGAGGGAGTTCGGCGAGTCGAGCTCGGCGGCGGGCTCTCTCGGGAGGTTCCCGGCCCGCGAGATCCTCCCGCTCGCGCTCGCGCACGCCGGACGCCTGAAGAAGTTCGGTGCGTAAAGGAATCGCTTTCGAAAGCGGAGCCGGAGAGCGAGGACCTTCAGTCCTCGTCCCTCTTCTCGCGGGGATCGTCGCGTCCCTTCCGTTCCAGAAGAACGCGCCCGGCTTCCTCGTCTTCTGTGCGCTCGTTCCGTTCCTTCTTCTCCTCAAGGCGCCGAGGGGATCGCGAGATCCCCTCTCGGGCTTCCGCACCGGCTGGCTCTTCGGCTTCGGGTTCTTCCTCGGGCTTCTCTATTGGATCGGCCTTCTCTCGGAGACGGAAATCCCGGTGCGCGCGCTTGCCTTCGGCGGCCTCTTCGTTCTCTCCGCGTACCTCGCTCTCTTCCCCGCGCTCTTCGGTCTTCTCTTCCGGATGCTCGACGGGAAGCTCCCGGCGCTTCTCTTCGCGCCGATCGTCTGGGGCGCGACCGAGCACCTCCGTTCGCTCGGCACGCTCGGCTTCCCGTGGGGATCGCTCGGGTACGCGCTCATGGACCATCTCTTCCTCGTGCAGATCGCTCGATTCGGAAGCATCGACGCGGTGACGCTATTCGTCGTCGTTGTGAACGTCCTCGTCGCGGAGAGCATCCTCCACGCGGCGGAGAGGAGGTTCCGCACGTTCGCCCTCCGCTTCGCCGCGGCGGTGCTCCTCCTCTTTTTTGTCGGGATCGACGGGGTTCGCGCGATGCGGAGCGAGACGGCGGCGTCGGGAAAGCCGGTTCGGGTCGCGGTGGTGCAGCCGAACATCCTCGCCGAGGAGAAGTGGACCGAGCTCTACAAGGAGGAATCAATCCGGATCCTGGCCGGGATCACGAGAGAAGCCGCGGCGGCCGACCCGGAGATCGATCTCTTCGTCTGGCCGGAGACTTCGGTTCCGGTGTATGTGCGCCACGAACATCGATACTTCAAGCAGATCTTCGATCTCGTGGAGGAGACGCGCGTTCCGGTCCTCTTCGGCTTCCCGGACGCGGA contains:
- the lnt gene encoding apolipoprotein N-acyltransferase → MRKGIAFESGAGERGPSVLVPLLAGIVASLPFQKNAPGFLVFCALVPFLLLLKAPRGSRDPLSGFRTGWLFGFGFFLGLLYWIGLLSETEIPVRALAFGGLFVLSAYLALFPALFGLLFRMLDGKLPALLFAPIVWGATEHLRSLGTLGFPWGSLGYALMDHLFLVQIARFGSIDAVTLFVVVVNVLVAESILHAAERRFRTFALRFAAAVLLLFFVGIDGVRAMRSETAASGKPVRVAVVQPNILAEEKWTELYKEESIRILAGITREAAAADPEIDLFVWPETSVPVYVRHEHRYFKQIFDLVEETRVPVLFGFPDAEYAAGEGDYAYYNAAMLVDVGGHVRGEYRKIHLVPFGERLPLHARFDFIARMNLGEADFAPGSDYSVFGIRGTEFSANICFEAIFPSLCRRFVREGARFLVNLTNDAWFGTTSAPFQHAAMARLRSVELGVYLARSANTGISLIADPRGRVVKRLGLYEKGYAAAEVVPTTADTFYARHGDWLPKLELVLAGLFLLVALLRRAGAEPSARER
- a CDS encoding 2,3-bisphosphoglycerate-independent phosphoglycerate mutase, which gives rise to MTYEGVVSSHVQSAGDRIAFIVLDGLGGLPDKPGGRTELESAVKPNLDRLAKGGQTGLIDPVAPGITPGSGPGHLGLFGYDPLTHIVGRGVLSALGVGFPLETIDLAARINFATLDAEGRIVDRRAGRIPTEECEGLVALLDGMEIPGVRVFVRAEKEHRAVVVFRGEGLEDALSDSDPQATGVPPEIVRAERPEAARAAEIANRFIDETRKRLAAETRANGVLLRGFARYRPLPTFRERYGLRAVALALYPMYRGLARLVGMEVLDVKGGASSLFEALVAHYNEYDFFFLHIKDPDKAGEDGNFAEKKKAIEAVDRLLPRLDDLPDKLVIVTGDHSTPAIMKSHSFHPVPFLMNGRLVRPDGTREFGESSSAAGSLGRFPAREILPLALAHAGRLKKFGA